In a single window of the Leishmania donovani BPK282A1 complete genome, chromosome 6 genome:
- a CDS encoding ATP-NAD kinase-like protein, translating to MRRMQVALCTSGDPYHVPSLARVALFPLHLDPPTKQHRELFRLLLGAPDLAAGPSMPSSTASKLASPLPSISTAATSAAAAASSSSCLPRRSPSVSPGLLSATAVPSHAKAIQSGVTARGLNVFDRSTEGTMSTSLPPSPVAQTKSSGEWQQGVHFASATAPTPSTDTASSSGISSVNDSDPISCGTSSPYWYMEAFATSLREDSQLAPFDYIILIPNTRYPVSLRQSTHLAALAVLAARGLARVHVDFTALEHPDESMPIVYELICRYPNSVLVHWLHDAYEVLNWSHFADFKSTVPMLLLQTQSYPPKALERQRPMGSVSRLTSRQYHSPIGQYVRSPEEADYYRRAERFMKAASKYRRRNATPMTTATADGGDPERRYESASLVDRESDYFDDVPNVPSPRRKLDEDVPESGTEATKRSLQPEYAKVLARSPLLRGVDTTTRTASTASTSVSISAAGGRATGLKTGLPWRESSSVHGEPGLSYVNCAKGRWWNTPGGRGDDEVEVSRSYWSSTSSSWLGGGTASSAALPEWMEEEGVTTADQARGRHQRRRVRDASTVAAEAHEAGDVFETGDCSGESDQRSQKMDTVVSDDGFALMEDTPADEGAGAGVSRAGSKTNTERRQLSLAKSVAGAASITTRAGTAPAVPTSPEGREAADEETRKRFLTREIEEVRAELKRMLRPGSAAAATAVSMTTSGGVTTGAAAAAAGGNSSDGVGAARSSSASGGRVSKTRANITARLAAHCAASPFGAEDARHEEHYPARRRNRTVRQLIDELYPPRAYASVSAATSASAASAATEAGVVGATFATDSSHFFSSSHPMLKPRAEPQSSAAAMPFNQHDGSSHNYESGDRNSSSGSAFMDLSAWSDAPMVEVHPITRSTGADVRQALWEQEIHPSFILTDCVQRYVEGHGLYRDPRKATAASLYGSVGVSSDYGNGARSGSGGGGGASGLGGSAGAVGQMGGSDAGFRDSAAAGVCGASSGVGGGMGNSAGGSIGIRRVVAPRDTATLSFPGLIPRLELHYDRNNLLAREQYEKLRIFQCQDGEEPDLIVPIGGDGYMMHCIRKNWRRFIPFYGVNAGHVGYLLNDRSTLEELFSSPLKLHFTTMLYCQAEKESDTGERMLLSELAFNDAWVERSSGQTALIRILVNGQERIRRLRGDGVLVSTAAGSTAYSQALGASPVPVGAPLIQIVGSNVVSPAQWRPAHLDQEDQVEFEVIDSTKRPCRCYVDSVDVGNVTRLLIRSSRVAGVTLAFSKSCDLQHKLYQMQFPKTL from the coding sequence ATGCGCCGAATGCAGGTGGCGCTGTGCACCAGCGGTGACCCGTATCACGTGCCGTCGCTTGCACGTGTCGCACTCTTCCCGCTGCATCTGGACCCGCCAACGAAGCAACATCGCGAGCTGttccggctgctgctcggcgcgcCAGATCTCGCCGCCGGGCCGTCGATGCCCTCCTCTACGGCATCAAAGCTCGCGTCACCGTTGCCGAGCatctccaccgctgccacgtcggcggcggcggccgcgtcgtcgtcctcttGCCTCCCTCGGCGGTCGCCCTCTGTTTCTCCCGGGCTCTTATCCGCCACCGCGGTTCCTTCTCATGCGAAGGCGATCCAGTCCGGCGTCACTGCGCGGGGGCTGAACGTATTCGACCGCTCCACTGAGGGGACCATGAGTACGTCATTGCCACCGTCACCGGTGGCACAGACCAAGTCTAGCGGCGAATGGCAGCAGGGCGTTCATTTCGCGAGTGCGACAGCACCAACGCCGTCGACCGACACCGCGTCGTCCTCCGGCATCTCCAGCGTCAACGACTCTGACCCCATCTCCTGCGGCACCTCGTCGCCGTACTGGTACATGGAGGCGTTCGCAACGAGCCTGCGCGAGGACAGTCAGCTGGCGCCCTTTGACTATATCATCCTTATCCCCAACACCCGATACCCTGTCAGCCTGCGTCAATCGACGCAcctcgcggcgctggcggtaCTTGCGGCGCGCGGCTTGGCTCGCGTGCACGTCGACTTCACCGCGCTGGAGCACCCAGACGAGTCGATGCCCATCGTATACGAGCTCATCTGCCGCTACCCCAACAGCGTGCTGGTCCACTGGCTGCATGACGCTTACGAGGTGCTCAACTGGAGCCACTTCGCCGACTTCAAGTCGACggtgccgatgctgctgctgcagacgcaGAGCTACCCACcgaaggcgctggagcgaCAGCGGCCGATGGGCAGCGTGTCGCGGCTCACGTCACGACAGTATCACTCGCCGATTGGCCAGTACGTGCGCAGCCCGGAGGAGGCGGACTACTATCGGCGCGCAGAGCGCTTTATGAAAGCGGCATCCAAGTACCGCCGACGCAACGCGACGCCcatgacgacggcgacagcagacggcggcgatcCGGAGAGGCGCTACGAGAGTGCCTCGCTGGTGGATCGGGAGTCGGACTACTTCGACGACGTCCCCAacgtgccgtcgccgcggcgtaAGCTCGACGAAGACGTGCCGGAAAGCGGCACCGAGGCGACCAAGAGGTCTCTACAGCCGGAGTACGCGAAGGTGCTGGCccgctcgccgctgctgcgcggcgtcgacaCCACGACGCGGACGGCCTCCACGGCCTCCACCTCGGTCTCCATCTCCGCCGCTGGAGGTCGCGCGACAGGCCTGAAAACGGGACTCCCGTGGCGGGAGTCCTCGTCGGTGCACGGGGAACCGGGGCTGAGCTACGTGAACTGCGCCAAAGGTCGCTGGTGGAACACGcctggcggccgcggcgatgacgaggtCGAGGTGAGCCGCTCGTACTGGAGCTCCACTAGCAGCAGCtggctcggcggcggcactgcatCATCTGCGGCTCTGCCCGAGtggatggaggaggaaggggtgaCGACGGCGGACCAAGCGCGGGGAaggcaccagcgccgccgcgtcagAGACGCCTCTaccgtcgctgccgaagcCCACGAAGCAGGTGACGTCTTCGAGACGGGCGACTGCTCCGGTGAGAGTGATCAGAGGTCGCAGAAAATGGACACGGTGGTGTCTGACGACGGCTTTGCGCTCATGGAGGACACTCCGGCGGACGAGGGAGCCGGCGCCGGGGTCTCTCGAGCAGGCTCAAAAACGAACACTGAGAGGAGGCAGCTCTCTCTGGCCAAGTCGGTGGCTGGTGCGGCGTCTATAACCACGAGAGCAGGCACGGCGCCCGCCGTGCCCACCTCGCCGGAGGGTCGCGAGGCCGCAGACGAAGAAACCCGCAAGCGCTTTCTGACCCGCGAGATCGAGGAGGTACGTgcggagctgaagcgcaTGCTAAGGccgggcagcgccgccgccgccaccgctgtttCCATGACTACCTCGGGTGGCGTCACCacgggcgctgccgctgctgctgcaggcgggAACTCCTCTGACGGGGTAGGAGCGGCGAGGTCGAGCTCAGCATCGGGCGGCCGGGTATCGAAGACGCGCGCTAACATCACGGCTCGTCTCGCCGCTCACTGCGCTGCCAGCCCTTTCGGCGCTGAGGATGCTCGCCACGAAGAGCACTACCCGGCGCGACGTCGCAACCGCACCGTGCGCCAGCTGATCGACGAGCTCTACCCGCCGCGCGCGTATGCCTCCGTGAGCGCTGCGACtagcgcgagcgccgcgtcCGCGGCCACAGAAGCCGGCGTGGTGGGCGCCACATTCGCCACGGACTCATCGCACTTCTTTTCGTCGTCGCATCCGATGCTGAAGCCCAGGGCAGAGCCGCAGtcctctgcggctgcgatgCCGTTCAACCAacacgacggcagcagccacaactACGAGAGCGGCGACCGAAatagcagcagcggcagcgcgttCATGGACCTCAGCGCGTGGTCGGACGCACCAATGGTGGAGGTTCACCCCATCACGCGGAGCACCGGCGCGGATGTGCGGCAGGCGCTTTGGGAGCAGGAGATCCACCCCTCTTTCATCTTAACGGATTGCGTGCAGCGGTACGTTGAGGGGCATGGCCTCTACCGCGACCCCCGTAAGGCAACAGCCGCCTCTCTctacggcagcgtcggcgtcagcagcgactacggcaacggcgcccgcagcggcagcggtggcggtggcggcgcctccggactgggcggcagcgccggggCGGTGGGACAGATGGGTGGCTCCGATGCCGGGTTCCGCgactcggcggcggccggcgtcTGCGGTGCTAGCagtggcgtcggcggcggcatgggcaacagcgccggcggcagtATTGGCATCCGCCGCGTCGTTGCCCCACGCGACACGGCCACGCTCTCCTTTCCTGGGCTCATCCCTCGTCTGGAACTCCACTACGATCGCAACAACCTCCTTGCACGAGAGCAGTACGAGAAGCTGCGCATTTTCCAGTGTCAGGACGGCGAGGAGCCGGACCTGATTGTGCCTATCGGCGGCGATGGGTACATGATGCACTGCATCCGCAAGAACTGGCGACGCTTCATCCCCTTCTACGGCGTCAACGCCGGCCACGTCGGCTACTTGCTGAACGACCGCTCTACCTTGGAGGAGCTcttctcctcgccgctgAAGCTGCACTTCACGACAATGCTATACTGccaggcggagaaggagagcgacACGGGCGAGCGGATGTTGCTGTCGGAGCTGGCGTTCAACGATGCCTGGGTGGAGCGGTCGAGCGGGCAGACGGCGCTGATCCGCATTCTCGTCAACGGGCAGGAGCGCATTCGACGGCTGCGTGGTGATGGCGTGCTTGTCtccacggccgccggcagcacagcCTACAGCCAGGCTCTGGGCGCGTCCCCTGTGCCGGTGGGCGCACCGCTCATCCAAATCGTCGGAAGCAACGTTGTATCGCCCGCGCAGTGGCGACCGGCGCATCTCGATCAGGAAGACCAGGTGGAGTTCGAGGTCATCGACAGCACAAAGCGGCCATGCCGCTGCTACGTCGACTCCGTTGATGTTGGTAACGTAACGCGCTTGCTCATCCGGTCCAGCCGAGTCGCCGGCGTGACCCTCGCCTTCTCGAAGAGCTGCGATTTGCAGCACAAGTTGTACCAGATGCAGTTCCCCAAGACGCTGTGA